A window of the Lepisosteus oculatus isolate fLepOcu1 chromosome 14, fLepOcu1.hap2, whole genome shotgun sequence genome harbors these coding sequences:
- the LOC138243196 gene encoding zona pellucida sperm-binding protein 3-like, giving the protein MYFQATAYFATAEQRLYIHSGYVTEKPDQHSQPRFPVIDNLGCMVDSKADGCLSRFVPSKQKDVLRFTIDAFLFQKKLSRKHEVTELYMHCHGCGSC; this is encoded by the exons atgtacttccaggccactgcctactttgccacagCAGAGCAGAGGCTGTACATCCACTCCGGTTACGTAACTGAGAAACCGGACCAGCACTCCCAGCCCCGTTTCCCTGTGATCGACAACTTGGG gtgcatggtggacagcaaggcagatggctgcctgtccaggtttgtcccctccaagcagaaggatgtgctccgcttcacaattgatgccttcctctttcagaagaagctgtccaggaag catgaagtgactgagctgtacatgcactgtcatggctgtggctcctgctaa